The Diospyros lotus cultivar Yz01 chromosome 15, ASM1463336v1, whole genome shotgun sequence genome has a window encoding:
- the LOC127791424 gene encoding probable glycosyltransferase At3g07620 encodes MSRHHLRTAFQCTALFLLISSAAIIVSVITSNASNGLPLFSLPSSTWSWTAGAAIPATLSSALTFHQDVEKSGLRGRTKKRDEKLEKVEAGLARARALIREAMADRSRSSPLKDPDFVPEGDLYTNPYAFHRSYQLMERMFKIYVYEEGEPPIFHTGPCKDIYSMEGLFLNFMESDTHFRTPDGDAAHVYYLPFSVVMILDALFDPVVRDKAVLERTVGGYVRLVSGKYPFWNRSLGADHFMLSCHDWGPRATWYVPELYFTSIRVLCNANTSEHFNPRKDASMPEINLKTGEIRDLTGGQPASNRTILGFFAGRPNGKIRPAFLKHWEEKDDDLLVFESLPESFSYPEMMKKSKFCICPSGWEVASPRIVEAIYAECVPVLISQKYVLPFSDVLNWDSFSVQVPVDQIPNLKKILLEIPADRYCRMQENVKKVQRHFLVNDPPKRYDVFHMIIHSIWLRRLNVLVYS; translated from the exons ATGAGCCGGCACCATTTACGTACAGCATTTCAATGCACAGCCCTCTTTCTGTTGATCTCCTCGGCCGCCATTATCGTCTCTGTGATCACCTCCAATGCTTCCAACGGCCTCCCCTtgttctctcttccttcttccaCCTGGTCATGGACCGCCGGCGCCGCCATCCCCGCTACCCTCTCCTCCGCCCTCACCTTCCaccaa GATGTAGAGAAGTCTGGGTTgagaggaagaacaaagaagaggGATGAGAAGCTGGAGAAGGTCGAAGCGGGACTGGCAAGAGCCAGAGCTTTGATCAGAGAAGCCATGGCGGATCGGAGCCGGTCGTCGCCTCTCAAGGATCCCGATTTTGTTCCAGAGGGAGATCTCTATACTAATCCGTATGCTTTCCACAG aAGCTACCAGCTAATGGAGAGGATGTTCAAGATCTACGTCTACGAAGAAGGAGAGCCGCCGATCTTCCACACCGGGCCCTGCAAAGACATATACTCCATGGAAGGACTCTTCCTCAACTTCATGGAATCCGACACCCACTTCCGGACGCCCGACGGCGACGCCGCCCATGTCTACTACCTGCCGTTCAGCGTCGTCATGATCCTTGATGCCCTCTTCGACCCCGTCGTCCGCGACAAGGCCGTCCTCGAGCGCACCGTCGGCGGCTACGTTCGACTCGTCTCCGGCAAGTACCCCTTCTGGAACCGCAGCCTAGGCGCCGACCACTTCATGCTCTCTTGCCACGATTGG GGGCCGCGCGCGACTTGGTACGTTCCGGAGCTGTATTTCACGTCGATTAGGGTTTTATGCAACGCCAACACCTCCGAGCATTTCAACCCTAGAAAGGACGCCTCGATGCCGGAAATCAACCTCAAGACCGGCGAAATCCGCGACCTCACCGGCGGTCAGCCGGCCTCCAACCGCACGATCCTAGGCTTCTTCGCCGGCCGACCCAACGGCAAAATCCGGCCGGCGTTCCTCAAGCACTGGGAGGAGAAAGACGACGACCTTCTGGTCTTCGAAAGTCTCCCGGAATCCTTTTCCTATccggagatgatgaagaagagcaAATTCTGCATCTGCCCGAGCGGCTGGGAAGTTGCGAGCCCCAGAATCGTGGAGGCGATCTACGCCGAGTGCGTGCCGGTTCTGATCTCACAGAAATACGTTCTCCCGTTCAGCGATGTTCTGAACTGGGATTCGTTTTCCGTTCAAGTTCCGGTGGACCAGATTCCGAATCTGAAGAAGATTCTGCTCGAGATTCCGGCGGATCGGTACTGTAGGATGCAGGAGAATGTGAAGAAGGTGCAACGGCATTTTCTGGTGAACGATCCGCCGAAGAGATACGATGTGTTTCACATGATTATTCATTCGATCTGGCTTCGGAGATTGAATGTTCTTGTTTATAGTTGA